A window of the Candidatus Jettenia caeni genome harbors these coding sequences:
- a CDS encoding thiol:disulfide interchange protein: MNTGFPIKRLFALIFISLLYPLVTFGETSPFKLQGDLLKDHISADSPIPVTITFTIAPNYYIYKDQIKVESGDPSQFTVTSATLPAGKVKYDQFLEKEVEIYEDQVKINSFLRFSKDTPPGPYHIKLKVHYQGCSDKMCFAPKIEELTMPAQVESPGSGTPVLSEGKKPALPASRPKEKAEPDGFQKTLESRGLFVSLILIFLAGIGLSFTPCVYPMIPITVAIIGGQAAADQASGRRPLKALLLSLIYVLGIAVVYASLGVAAASTGALFGTALQSPWIIGFVVAVFVALALSMFGLYTLRVPSFISDRLGTKTGKGFVGVFIMGLISGIVASPCIGPVLASLLVYIASTGNKFLGFWMLFIFAWGLGVPLIVLGTFSGAIKTLPKSGEWMVTVERIFGLLLLGVALYYARFIISENIFIIILGLFLIITSVFSGGFDRLTSKSTTSQRARRAFGLIAFIFGTYFLVGHLIIRGFILPPFSTSTPGQVETTKEKIDWIFDEEKGLQQAKASNKMAMIDFWASWCAACIELDKLTYTNPEVIRELKTLVNIKIDSTNTNDPRVKQLWNKYGIVGLPTVVFVNKDGTVLKDKTITGFVNAQEFLQILKGLK, from the coding sequence ATGAATACTGGTTTTCCTATCAAAAGGCTCTTCGCTCTTATTTTCATATCACTCTTATATCCCCTGGTAACTTTTGGAGAAACCTCTCCCTTTAAACTGCAGGGAGATCTTTTAAAGGATCACATTTCTGCAGATAGCCCTATACCTGTTACGATTACTTTTACAATAGCGCCCAACTATTATATCTATAAAGATCAAATCAAAGTAGAAAGCGGAGATCCCTCCCAATTTACCGTAACCTCTGCAACACTTCCTGCGGGAAAAGTTAAGTACGATCAATTCCTGGAGAAAGAAGTGGAAATCTACGAGGACCAAGTAAAGATAAACTCATTCCTCCGATTTTCAAAGGATACTCCACCTGGTCCATACCATATAAAGCTTAAAGTACATTATCAGGGGTGTTCCGATAAAATGTGCTTTGCTCCCAAGATAGAGGAGCTTACCATGCCAGCACAGGTGGAATCCCCTGGTTCAGGCACACCGGTATTGTCAGAGGGAAAAAAGCCAGCGCTTCCGGCCTCCCGGCCAAAGGAAAAAGCTGAGCCTGATGGCTTTCAAAAGACCCTTGAGAGCAGAGGACTTTTTGTATCCCTGATTCTTATTTTTTTAGCTGGCATAGGCTTAAGCTTTACCCCATGCGTATACCCCATGATACCAATCACCGTTGCCATAATTGGAGGGCAAGCAGCTGCCGATCAAGCATCGGGAAGAAGACCCCTGAAGGCGCTTCTTCTTTCACTCATATATGTTCTGGGAATAGCTGTTGTTTATGCATCTCTGGGTGTTGCTGCTGCTTCTACCGGAGCATTATTTGGCACAGCCCTGCAAAGTCCCTGGATCATAGGCTTCGTGGTGGCGGTGTTTGTAGCGCTTGCCCTGAGTATGTTCGGACTCTATACCTTGCGAGTCCCATCCTTTATCTCTGATAGGCTGGGAACAAAGACAGGAAAAGGTTTTGTTGGAGTTTTCATTATGGGGTTAATTTCGGGAATTGTTGCCTCGCCATGTATCGGCCCCGTACTCGCCAGTCTATTGGTCTATATTGCCAGTACAGGAAATAAATTCCTGGGGTTCTGGATGCTCTTTATTTTTGCCTGGGGATTGGGAGTGCCTCTCATTGTATTGGGAACCTTTTCAGGCGCTATAAAGACATTGCCAAAATCGGGTGAATGGATGGTAACCGTAGAAAGGATATTTGGATTACTTTTACTTGGAGTTGCCTTGTATTATGCAAGATTCATTATATCAGAAAACATCTTTATCATTATTCTGGGATTGTTTTTAATTATTACCAGTGTGTTTTCAGGGGGGTTTGACCGATTGACCAGCAAGAGCACTACCTCCCAGCGAGCAAGAAGGGCCTTTGGTCTTATAGCCTTTATCTTCGGGACGTATTTCCTTGTAGGGCATCTCATAATCAGGGGGTTTATTTTACCACCTTTCTCAACATCAACACCCGGCCAGGTAGAAACAACAAAGGAGAAGATCGATTGGATATTCGATGAAGAGAAGGGACTACAACAAGCCAAAGCAAGTAACAAGATGGCAATGATTGATTTTTGGGCATCGTGGTGTGCGGCCTGTATAGAGCTCGATAAGCTTACCTATACAAATCCGGAGGTCATCAGAGAATTAAAAACATTAGTAAATATCAAGATTGATAGCACTAATACGAACGACCCAAGAGTTAAACAGCTTTGGAATAAATATGGAATTGTAGGCCTGCCTACGGTAGTATTTGTCAATAAAGACGGAACGGTACTTAAGGACAAAACTATTACAGGCTTTGTCAATGCTCAGGAATTTCTGCAGATCTTAAAAGGTCTGAAATAA
- a CDS encoding putative thiol-disulfide oxidoreductase: protein MNKKIAGYLCFTFLFATILMAVSKTSYAEDTMKEIKLAELHTLLENNKGKVIVLNLWATWCAPCRKEIPGFISLYKKYKDKGLEIIGIAFDENGSKVVPPFIKKLNINYPIYLSGGDIGPAYNLEAYPTTIIYNKDGCMINQHTGYVSEQELEDELGTLLKDRQK, encoded by the coding sequence ATGAATAAAAAAATAGCGGGATATCTCTGTTTTACTTTTTTATTTGCAACGATCTTAATGGCTGTTTCAAAAACTTCCTATGCGGAAGATACTATGAAGGAGATAAAACTTGCGGAATTACATACTTTACTCGAGAACAATAAGGGCAAGGTGATAGTTCTTAATTTGTGGGCAACATGGTGCGCGCCCTGCAGGAAAGAGATACCGGGATTTATCAGTCTTTATAAAAAATATAAGGATAAGGGTCTGGAAATTATTGGTATTGCCTTTGATGAAAACGGGTCAAAGGTTGTCCCTCCGTTCATAAAAAAATTGAATATAAATTATCCCATTTACCTTAGCGGTGGTGATATCGGTCCCGCATATAATCTCGAAGCTTATCCGACTACTATTATTTACAATAAAGATGGCTGCATGATTAACCAGCATACTGGCTACGTATCAGAACAAGAACTTGAAGATGAACTGGGTACATTGCTGAAAGATCGGCAAAAATAA
- a CDS encoding putative methyltransferase has protein sequence MITEQAVRERYSAAAAQKEASLCCPVTYNPKYLEVIPKEVLDRDYGCGDPSKYLTGGETVLDLGSGGGKICFIASQVVGSSGRVIGVDMNDEMLVLARKANIEVSKCLGYGNVEFRKGKIQDLRIDRDLLDAWLKQNPVRNEADLSAFESYVQHMSVASPMIPDESIDTVISNCVLNLVNHKDKPFLFKEIYRVLKRGGRAAISDIVSDAPIPIELQQDTNLWSGCVSGALQEYEFLRAFEDAGFYGITIDKRDERPWRTVKGIEFRSITVLAYKGKEGPCWDHKEAVVYKGPFRNVTDDDGHEYPRGVRIAVCRKTFRILEQEPYANHFEFIRPREEVSAEKAQPFPCTNEIIARSPHETKGDKYTTANEDTTSCCDPGSCC, from the coding sequence ATGATAACAGAACAAGCGGTTCGGGAGCGGTATAGCGCTGCTGCAGCGCAGAAGGAAGCATCACTTTGCTGTCCGGTAACATACAATCCCAAATATCTGGAAGTTATTCCTAAAGAAGTACTGGATCGTGATTACGGCTGTGGTGACCCGTCTAAATATCTGACCGGGGGAGAAACAGTTCTTGATCTGGGATCCGGCGGCGGAAAAATCTGCTTTATTGCGAGCCAGGTTGTTGGTTCATCCGGAAGAGTAATTGGCGTTGATATGAACGACGAGATGCTTGTCCTTGCGCGCAAAGCAAACATCGAGGTCTCGAAATGTTTAGGATATGGCAACGTTGAGTTCAGGAAAGGGAAAATACAGGATTTGCGTATCGATAGGGACTTACTTGATGCATGGTTAAAGCAAAATCCTGTAAGAAACGAAGCGGATCTTTCTGCATTTGAATCTTACGTGCAGCATATGAGCGTGGCATCTCCTATGATTCCGGATGAATCGATTGATACGGTAATCAGCAACTGTGTTCTTAACCTGGTTAATCACAAAGATAAGCCATTTCTTTTTAAGGAAATTTACAGAGTACTGAAGCGAGGCGGGCGCGCGGCAATCAGTGATATCGTATCAGATGCACCGATACCTATCGAGCTTCAGCAGGATACAAATTTGTGGAGTGGGTGTGTCTCAGGAGCGCTTCAGGAGTATGAATTTCTCAGGGCATTTGAGGATGCAGGGTTTTACGGAATCACCATTGATAAACGTGACGAGAGACCATGGCGCACCGTTAAGGGAATCGAGTTTCGAAGTATTACCGTATTGGCTTACAAAGGAAAAGAAGGGCCGTGCTGGGACCATAAAGAGGCCGTCGTATACAAAGGACCATTCCGAAACGTCACCGATGACGATGGTCATGAGTACCCGCGCGGCGTTCGCATAGCTGTATGCCGTAAAACATTCCGCATTCTTGAACAAGAGCCATATGCAAATCACTTTGAGTTCATAAGGCCGCGAGAGGAAGTCTCAGCAGAAAAGGCCCAGCCTTTCCCGTGTACCAACGAGATAATAGCCAGGTCTCCGCATGAAACAAAGGGTGATAAATATACTACGGCGAATGAAGATACCACTTCTTGCTGTGATCCGGGAAGTTGTTGCTGA
- a CDS encoding putative glycosyltransferase — MKYPGISGTLRGILRAGFKSILCIGRYAVCSPNHKTASTLILEFAKYPNPGQVKTRLAVEFGNEEACRIYCKMAQGTHRELLKLQEQGQASVIVYADGADRHEISNWLQGAHDTWLQPTGDLGQRLEYGFRKAFEIGFRTVLAVGTDCPGLTAEKMQKAIGHLEQFDIAIIPSTDGGYVLIGTNSFQQNLFKNITWSTDKVFGQTLQQAKAKNLSVALLDPETDVDTAENFKIFEAALKPDVSVIIPVLNDRWQLQETLRAFSCAPNLGELEVIVVDGGSTDGSDVVARGFNIRWLRSAPGRAQQMNAGTQYARGHWLWFLHADCRPSPETIRKLPGFLRSADLMWGFFKQQISDPSFWFRLIEIGNEFRGRILKLPYGDQAIVVRRDLFFQCGSFPQVPCLEDVILSRRLARICPPTAINEKLHVHPRHWKPLGPLFTTIRNLCTVFRFVVLGQSPSDLLAYYLQWKQPRNTSSASLQDNTPKRLAHENHQ, encoded by the coding sequence ATGAAATATCCAGGAATTAGCGGAACGCTCAGGGGTATTTTGAGGGCGGGCTTTAAAAGTATTTTGTGCATCGGTCGGTACGCTGTTTGTTCGCCGAACCATAAGACAGCCAGTACACTTATTCTTGAATTTGCAAAATATCCAAATCCCGGCCAGGTAAAAACACGACTGGCGGTAGAATTTGGCAATGAAGAAGCATGCCGGATTTACTGCAAAATGGCACAAGGAACACACCGGGAACTTCTCAAACTACAAGAACAAGGCCAAGCGAGTGTCATTGTATATGCAGATGGCGCTGATCGCCATGAAATTTCCAACTGGCTTCAGGGAGCGCATGATACATGGCTTCAACCCACAGGGGATCTTGGACAGCGATTGGAGTATGGCTTCCGCAAGGCATTTGAAATAGGCTTTCGAACTGTTCTTGCTGTTGGCACAGATTGTCCCGGCTTAACTGCAGAAAAAATGCAGAAAGCTATCGGACATCTGGAACAATTTGATATTGCAATTATTCCATCAACAGATGGAGGGTATGTACTTATTGGCACAAATTCTTTTCAGCAGAACCTGTTCAAAAATATTACCTGGAGCACAGATAAAGTTTTTGGGCAAACACTACAGCAGGCAAAGGCAAAAAATTTATCAGTAGCCCTCCTTGATCCGGAGACCGATGTAGATACCGCAGAAAATTTCAAAATATTTGAGGCAGCATTAAAACCCGACGTGTCTGTTATAATCCCGGTGCTCAATGATCGATGGCAGTTACAAGAAACCCTTCGTGCATTCTCCTGTGCTCCTAACTTAGGAGAACTTGAAGTAATCGTAGTTGATGGTGGGTCTACCGACGGTTCCGATGTCGTGGCGCGCGGTTTTAACATCCGATGGCTGAGAAGTGCTCCCGGTCGTGCACAACAAATGAACGCCGGGACACAATACGCACGAGGACATTGGCTCTGGTTTCTCCATGCAGATTGCCGGCCAAGCCCTGAAACAATAAGAAAGCTACCTGGCTTTTTGCGCTCTGCAGACCTTATGTGGGGATTCTTTAAACAACAAATATCAGACCCATCGTTCTGGTTCCGGCTTATAGAAATAGGAAACGAATTTCGCGGACGAATACTAAAACTTCCCTACGGCGATCAAGCCATCGTGGTTCGCCGCGATTTATTTTTTCAATGCGGCAGTTTCCCGCAGGTCCCTTGCCTGGAAGATGTAATCCTGTCCCGACGTTTAGCACGGATATGCCCCCCCACGGCAATAAATGAAAAGTTACACGTACATCCGCGACACTGGAAACCTCTTGGGCCGCTTTTTACTACGATAAGGAACCTGTGTACGGTATTTCGCTTTGTCGTACTAGGACAATCTCCATCAGATTTGTTAGCATACTATTTGCAATGGAAACAGCCTCGTAATACATCTTCCGCTTCACTTCAGGATAACACACCGAAACGCTTAGCCCATGAAAATCATCAATAA
- a CDS encoding NAD-dependent epimerase/dehydratase yields MEASEELDVVTGAFGYTGKYITRRLLSLGKKVRTITGHPTRPNPFGNRVSAVPFNFDNQGELTRNLRGAATLYNTYWLRFSRGEVTFDTAVANTKILMEAAEEAHIRRVVHISITNASEESPFAYFRGKGILEKVISQSKLSYAIIRPTVLFGHEDILINNIAWILRHFPLFAIAGSGNYKLQPVFVEDVANIAVEAGQHGENMMIDAVGPEIYSFNEMVKLIANKIHSKAIIVHLKPKTVLFFSKLIGYIVNDVILTEEEIYGLMSNLLISKNPPTGHVRLGDWLTYNADIVGTKYASELRRHYR; encoded by the coding sequence ATGGAAGCCTCCGAAGAATTAGATGTAGTGACGGGCGCATTTGGCTATACCGGTAAATATATAACCCGGAGACTCCTTTCTCTGGGGAAAAAGGTCAGAACCATTACCGGACATCCCACACGCCCAAACCCTTTCGGGAACAGGGTAAGTGCTGTACCGTTCAATTTTGACAATCAAGGCGAACTGACCAGAAATTTGCGGGGAGCTGCGACCCTGTACAATACCTACTGGCTTCGTTTCTCGCGTGGTGAAGTTACCTTCGATACGGCCGTTGCGAATACGAAGATCCTTATGGAAGCAGCAGAAGAGGCACATATCCGCAGGGTTGTGCATATCAGCATCACAAACGCCTCTGAGGAATCCCCTTTCGCCTATTTTCGCGGAAAGGGAATTCTTGAGAAGGTTATAAGCCAATCAAAATTATCCTATGCCATTATCCGGCCAACGGTACTCTTCGGGCACGAAGATATCCTTATCAACAATATAGCCTGGATCCTTCGGCATTTTCCCCTATTTGCTATTGCAGGATCAGGTAATTATAAGCTGCAACCCGTGTTTGTGGAAGATGTGGCAAATATCGCCGTGGAGGCCGGTCAACATGGAGAAAATATGATGATAGATGCAGTCGGTCCGGAGATTTATTCCTTCAATGAAATGGTTAAGCTCATTGCCAATAAGATTCACAGTAAGGCAATCATTGTCCACCTGAAACCGAAGACGGTACTTTTTTTCTCAAAATTAATTGGCTACATAGTTAACGATGTGATATTAACCGAAGAGGAAATCTATGGGCTGATGTCGAATCTTCTCATCTCAAAAAATCCGCCAACAGGCCATGTGCGATTGGGTGATTGGTTAACGTATAACGCCGATATTGTTGGCACCAAATACGCCTCTGAACTGCGCCGGCACTACCGTTAG
- a CDS encoding pyridoxamine 5'-phosphate oxidase-related FMN-binding protein, whose translation MIPEKLLEIMKQDGVVAIATLGKDGPHMVNTWNNYIRISSDGRLFIPAGYMHKTEANIAYNPNVLITLGSSKVKGLHGAGAGFLIKGKATFITTGPDFDFMKTKFGWLRATLAVTIDSATQTW comes from the coding sequence ATGATCCCGGAAAAACTGCTGGAAATTATGAAACAGGATGGGGTTGTTGCCATTGCGACCTTGGGAAAGGATGGGCCGCATATGGTCAACACCTGGAATAACTACATCAGAATATCATCAGACGGGCGCTTGTTCATTCCTGCAGGTTACATGCATAAGACAGAGGCTAACATTGCCTATAACCCCAATGTGCTGATTACGTTGGGAAGCAGCAAGGTTAAGGGCTTGCATGGGGCAGGCGCCGGTTTTTTGATCAAAGGAAAGGCGACCTTTATAACAACCGGACCCGATTTTGATTTCATGAAGACAAAGTTCGGTTGGCTGCGAGCCACCCTGGCCGTTACCATCGATTCTGCTACTCAAACCTGGTGA